From Sphingobium sp. RAC03, a single genomic window includes:
- a CDS encoding FitA-like ribbon-helix-helix domain-containing protein, whose translation MASVTVRNLPDEVHRAIRARAASNGRSAEAEIRDILEKAVKPSDRLHIGDALAQIGRDAGLTDDDADWLGKKREPATPLSFD comes from the coding sequence ATGGCATCAGTGACGGTGAGAAATTTGCCTGACGAGGTGCATCGGGCTATTCGCGCGCGTGCAGCATCCAACGGACGGAGTGCAGAAGCGGAAATCCGCGACATTCTGGAGAAGGCTGTCAAGCCATCTGACCGCCTCCACATTGGTGACGCTCTTGCCCAGATCGGGCGGGATGCGGGCTTGACGGACGATGACGCCGATTGGCTTGGTAAAAAGCGTGAGCCTGCAACCCCCCTGAGCTTCGATTGA
- a CDS encoding type II toxin-antitoxin system VapC family toxin: MIVLDTNVVSEAMRPSADPSVTDWLNRQPAETLFLTSVTLAELLFGIAALPEGKRKNALASTLDGLLKLFGGRILPFETKAAQSYATLATHARAAGQGFPTPDGYIAAIAAATGFSVATRDTAPFDAAGVAVINPWTSH; this comes from the coding sequence ATGATCGTTCTGGACACAAATGTCGTTTCGGAGGCCATGAGACCGTCGGCAGATCCATCAGTCACCGACTGGCTCAATCGGCAGCCGGCAGAAACACTTTTCCTGACGAGCGTGACCCTCGCCGAGCTACTGTTCGGGATTGCGGCGCTGCCCGAGGGCAAGCGCAAAAACGCGCTTGCCTCCACATTGGACGGCCTTCTGAAATTGTTCGGCGGCCGCATCTTACCATTTGAGACCAAGGCAGCGCAAAGTTACGCCACCCTTGCCACCCATGCCCGTGCAGCCGGACAAGGTTTTCCAACCCCAGACGGCTACATCGCCGCTATCGCAGCGGCCACCGGCTTTTCCGTCGCGACCCGCGATACCGCTCCATTCGATGCCGCTGGCGTTGCTGTCATCAATCCTTGGACTTCGCACTGA
- a CDS encoding HEPN domain-containing protein, giving the protein MRTDISHLPPPKQRELERVVQIIFEEFGDANNLATGKRKAGRIHKMILYGSYARGGWVDEPHTAKGYKSDYDLLIIVNQKDLTDRVQYWAKADERLMRELVITKTLKTPVNFIVHTLQEVNDGLAHGRYFFMDVASEGIALYQADESELHQPKPKTPKQALAMAKEYFEEWFPSALVYLKSARDLISDGRTKEPAFILHQSAERLYHCVLLVSTFYTPHVHNLGFLRTQAERLDFRLFNVWSRETRAERAMFEKLKDAYVKARYSKHYAISEEELKWLGTQVEELGRVIHIVCSEKIASLEAAA; this is encoded by the coding sequence ATGCGAACAGACATCTCCCACCTCCCTCCCCCCAAGCAGCGCGAACTTGAGCGCGTGGTGCAGATCATCTTCGAAGAATTCGGGGACGCCAACAACCTTGCGACCGGCAAGCGCAAGGCGGGTCGCATCCACAAGATGATTCTCTATGGCAGCTATGCGCGAGGCGGATGGGTGGATGAGCCGCATACCGCCAAGGGCTATAAGTCCGACTACGACCTGCTTATCATCGTCAACCAGAAGGACCTCACCGACCGGGTTCAATATTGGGCGAAGGCCGACGAGCGGCTGATGCGCGAACTGGTCATCACAAAGACGCTCAAAACCCCGGTCAACTTCATTGTCCACACCTTGCAGGAGGTGAATGACGGGCTTGCCCATGGCCGTTATTTCTTCATGGACGTCGCCAGCGAGGGTATTGCGCTCTACCAAGCCGATGAAAGCGAACTCCACCAACCGAAACCAAAAACACCAAAACAAGCTTTAGCCATGGCGAAGGAATATTTTGAAGAGTGGTTTCCCAGCGCCCTGGTCTATCTCAAATCCGCCCGCGATCTAATTTCCGACGGACGTACCAAGGAACCAGCCTTCATTCTCCACCAATCAGCGGAACGCCTCTATCACTGCGTCCTCCTGGTCTCGACCTTCTATACCCCACACGTGCATAACCTCGGCTTCCTTCGTACCCAAGCTGAGAGGCTCGATTTCCGCCTGTTCAACGTCTGGTCACGCGAAACACGGGCCGAACGGGCAATGTTCGAGAAGCTCAAGGACGCCTATGTGAAGGCGCGCTACTCCAAACATTATGCGATCAGCGAAGAAGAACTGAAATGGCTCGGCACGCAGGTCGAGGAACTGGGCCGCGTCATTCATATCGTCTGCAGCGAGAAAATTGCCTCGTTAGAAGCAGCAGCATAA